From the Halalkalicoccus sp. CGA53 genome, one window contains:
- a CDS encoding F0F1 ATP synthase subunit gamma — MSSEDERDDRVRIDGIVEPSDDRLADRLDRLEAETMRFADRIRRRDDRIAVLEDRLSEHAALLDALRNRSSVTREMIAELQSRELEKHAHLRWESVEPNLSLLAVDGDSIEGFWNEDGNRYCRLPDGDDPLAGDSGRSLTEGDLLPIQRLSRMDDETLRSTAGSKPMRLAAEVWREREGTGLWKPGRNGVRLYLDAGELARWIRVREPSVDQSYSQKLAGRTIDELKVLSSGRLYDRLESRRKDGLRYKERRLYLPTDSEIPGEPSRREDTGEDTP, encoded by the coding sequence ATGAGTTCTGAGGACGAACGCGACGATCGGGTTCGGATCGACGGAATCGTCGAGCCGAGCGACGATCGACTCGCTGACCGACTCGATCGCCTCGAAGCCGAAACGATGAGGTTCGCAGATCGTATCCGACGGCGAGACGACCGCATCGCGGTGCTCGAAGACCGCCTTTCGGAACACGCCGCGCTCCTCGACGCGCTTCGGAATCGCTCCAGCGTCACGCGCGAGATGATCGCCGAGCTCCAATCACGAGAACTCGAGAAGCACGCCCACCTCCGTTGGGAGAGTGTCGAGCCGAACCTCTCGCTGCTCGCGGTCGACGGCGATTCGATCGAGGGATTTTGGAACGAGGACGGCAACCGGTACTGTCGGCTTCCGGATGGAGACGATCCACTGGCCGGGGACTCCGGGCGCTCTCTCACCGAGGGGGATCTCCTGCCGATCCAGCGGCTCTCCCGGATGGACGACGAGACCCTTCGATCGACCGCAGGTTCGAAGCCGATGCGACTGGCGGCGGAAGTCTGGCGCGAGCGCGAGGGGACCGGCCTCTGGAAACCCGGTCGGAACGGCGTTCGTCTGTATCTCGACGCGGGGGAGTTGGCGCGCTGGATCCGAGTCCGTGAACCCAGCGTCGACCAGTCGTACTCACAGAAGCTCGCAGGACGTACCATCGACGAACTGAAAGTACTCTCGAGCGGTCGGCTGTACGACAGACTGGAGAGTCGTAGGAAAGACGGCCTGCGGTACAAAGAACGGAGGCTGTATCTCCCGACGGATTCGGAGATCCCTGGAGAGCCGTCGAGACGAGAGGACACGGGGGAAGATACTCCGTAG